In Mycolicibacterium phocaicum, one DNA window encodes the following:
- a CDS encoding MFS transporter: MSSPGAGIPPVGRGRVAAWALWDSGATGVNAIVTTFGFNIYLISEVGKGLPGSTTPESWLGRAVLVAGIAVALLAPVTGVMVDAAYRRRRALAALTGAVVVLTASMTFIKPDYHYLWIGLALLAATAACMDLATVPYNAMLRQLSTPLTSGRVSGFGLAAGFFGSVVLLLLVFVGLKSGSGDTLGLLNVPNSDGKPDRYAVLAAAAWFVIFALPLLLTVKSPPHDGTPAVGFFGAYRRLWTEVVGEWRRDRNVVYYLLSSAIFRDGLTGISIFGPVVGVSVYGLAPTSVPLFGAGAFTIAALGAALGGMLDDRIGSKRVIVGSLTAMVAVGITLMFLSGPLAFWICGLTLCLFVGPTQSASRNLMLRIAADGKEGVAFGLYTTTGRAAHVLSPWLFSMFIDIFATTRAGLGGLCTVLGIGLVGMLLVKVPARR; this comes from the coding sequence ATGAGTAGCCCCGGGGCGGGTATCCCGCCCGTCGGCCGGGGTCGCGTTGCCGCCTGGGCACTGTGGGACTCCGGTGCCACGGGCGTGAACGCGATCGTGACGACCTTCGGTTTCAACATCTATCTCATTTCCGAGGTCGGCAAAGGGCTGCCCGGGTCGACGACGCCGGAGAGCTGGCTGGGGCGCGCGGTGCTGGTGGCGGGCATCGCGGTGGCGTTGCTGGCGCCGGTGACGGGCGTGATGGTCGACGCCGCGTACCGGCGGCGGCGCGCGCTCGCGGCGCTGACGGGCGCCGTGGTGGTGCTGACGGCGTCGATGACGTTCATCAAGCCCGACTACCACTACCTGTGGATCGGCCTGGCGTTGTTGGCCGCCACGGCGGCGTGCATGGACTTGGCGACCGTCCCGTACAACGCGATGCTGCGCCAGTTGTCGACGCCGCTGACGTCGGGCCGCGTCTCTGGATTCGGCTTGGCGGCAGGGTTTTTCGGCAGTGTCGTGCTGCTGCTCCTGGTCTTCGTGGGGCTCAAGTCCGGCAGCGGCGACACCCTCGGGCTCCTGAATGTGCCGAACTCGGACGGCAAACCGGACCGGTACGCGGTCCTGGCGGCCGCGGCGTGGTTCGTCATCTTCGCGCTGCCGTTGCTGCTGACGGTGAAGTCGCCGCCGCACGACGGCACCCCGGCCGTCGGATTCTTCGGCGCCTACCGCAGGTTGTGGACGGAGGTCGTCGGGGAGTGGCGACGTGACCGCAACGTCGTCTACTACCTGCTCTCGAGTGCCATCTTCCGTGACGGCCTGACGGGTATCTCGATCTTCGGCCCGGTGGTGGGCGTCAGCGTCTACGGGCTGGCGCCGACGAGCGTGCCGTTGTTCGGGGCCGGTGCGTTCACCATCGCGGCACTGGGCGCGGCGCTCGGTGGCATGCTCGACGACCGGATCGGTTCCAAGCGCGTCATCGTGGGCTCGTTGACCGCGATGGTCGCGGTGGGCATCACGCTGATGTTCCTGTCCGGGCCGCTGGCCTTCTGGATCTGCGGCCTGACGCTGTGCCTGTTCGTGGGCCCAACCCAGTCGGCGTCGCGGAACCTGATGCTCCGCATCGCGGCGGACGGCAAGGAGGGTGTGGCCTTCGGGCTCTACACGACCACGGGCCGGGCGGCGCACGTGCTGTCGCCGTGGTTGTTCTCGATGTTCATCGACATCTTCGCGACGACGCGCGCGGGCCTGGGCGGCCTGTGCACGGTCCTGGGGATCGGACTGGTCGGGATGCTGTTGGTGAAGGTGCCGGCGCGGCGCTAG
- a CDS encoding HpcH/HpaI aldolase/citrate lyase family protein encodes MALESPGPGWLFCPADRPERFEKAAAAADVVILDLEDGCAAKDRPAARQALIDTPLDPAHTVVRLNPSDTADHPLDLAALAKTPYTTVMLAKTESAEQVRALAPLDVVVLVETPLGALAVTETARVDNTYAVMWGAEDLFAVLGGTANRWPDGSYRDVAKHVRSQSLLAAKAFGKLALDSVYLDIKNLDGLRAEVDDAVAVGFDAKVAIHPTQVAVIRDGYAPTEKEIAWARAVLDAATRERGVFQYDGLMVDMPVLRRAERIVALAP; translated from the coding sequence ATGGCGCTCGAGTCTCCGGGACCCGGCTGGCTGTTCTGCCCGGCGGACCGGCCCGAGCGGTTCGAAAAGGCCGCCGCCGCAGCCGATGTGGTGATCCTCGACCTGGAGGACGGCTGCGCCGCGAAGGACCGGCCGGCCGCGCGTCAGGCACTGATCGACACCCCGCTGGACCCGGCGCACACGGTCGTGCGGCTGAACCCGTCGGACACCGCCGATCACCCGCTGGATCTGGCGGCGCTGGCCAAGACGCCGTACACGACGGTGATGCTCGCCAAAACCGAATCAGCCGAACAGGTTCGGGCCCTGGCGCCGCTGGACGTGGTGGTGCTGGTCGAGACCCCGCTCGGCGCGCTCGCCGTCACCGAGACCGCCCGGGTCGACAACACCTATGCCGTCATGTGGGGTGCCGAGGACCTGTTCGCCGTGCTCGGCGGCACCGCGAACCGCTGGCCCGACGGCAGCTACCGCGACGTCGCCAAGCATGTCCGGTCGCAGTCGTTGTTGGCGGCCAAGGCCTTTGGCAAGCTCGCGCTGGACTCGGTCTACCTGGACATCAAGAACCTCGATGGCCTGCGGGCCGAGGTCGACGATGCCGTGGCCGTCGGATTCGACGCCAAGGTGGCCATCCACCCGACGCAGGTCGCGGTCATCCGGGACGGCTACGCGCCGACCGAGAAGGAGATCGCCTGGGCGCGTGCGGTACTCGATGCCGCGACCCGCGAGCGCGGCGTGTTCCAGTACGACGGTCTCATGGTCGACATGCCGGTGCTGCGCCGCGCCGAGCGGATCGTCGCACTGGCGCCGTAG
- a CDS encoding MmpS family transport accessory protein, with protein sequence MTGSRDDGLDATKKLPAMPTAGYQTDAFTDPYGVTAPPKVRRHKWLFPLAGAVLILALCSVIALVIVNSSEQQTLVAPPPLPVPTQDPMSSSTTVTTTTTPESSEPSEAVSPPAAAAPPDAESGDTEAVLYAVIGKGRAVSITYVDTGGVLQTEFNVPLPWTKEVQLNRPAARSASVSIVNAGRGIACTISVDGTQIQQREGAGLTVCRQAGKRGRGHGA encoded by the coding sequence ATGACCGGATCGCGCGACGACGGGCTGGACGCCACCAAGAAACTCCCGGCCATGCCGACGGCCGGCTACCAGACCGACGCCTTCACCGATCCCTACGGTGTCACCGCACCGCCGAAGGTCCGCCGCCACAAGTGGCTGTTCCCGCTGGCCGGCGCGGTGCTGATCCTCGCCCTCTGCTCGGTGATCGCGCTGGTCATCGTCAACAGTTCCGAACAACAGACCCTCGTCGCCCCGCCGCCACTGCCGGTCCCGACGCAGGATCCGATGTCATCGTCGACGACTGTGACCACCACCACGACGCCCGAGAGCAGTGAGCCCAGCGAAGCCGTCAGTCCCCCTGCCGCGGCCGCGCCGCCGGACGCCGAAAGCGGTGACACCGAAGCCGTGCTGTACGCCGTGATCGGCAAAGGTCGTGCCGTGAGCATCACGTACGTCGACACCGGCGGGGTGCTGCAGACGGAGTTCAACGTGCCGCTGCCGTGGACCAAAGAGGTGCAGCTGAACCGCCCGGCGGCACGCTCGGCGAGCGTGAGCATCGTCAACGCCGGACGCGGCATCGCCTGCACCATCTCGGTCGACGGCACCCAGATTCAGCAACGGGAAGGCGCCGGCCTCACGGTGTGCCGGCAGGCCGGCAAACGCGGCCGCGGCCACGGGGCCTAG
- a CDS encoding acetyl/propionyl/methylcrotonyl-CoA carboxylase subunit alpha yields the protein MKTFDTVLVANRGEIAVRVIRTLRAMGIRSVAVFSDADAGARHVLEADVAVNIGPAPARQSYLSIPAIVDAARRTGAQAVHPGYGFLSENAEFAAALHDAGIVFIGPPAKAIGTMGDKITAKAAVSAFGVPVVPGISRPNLTDDELITGAPEVGFPVLVKPSAGGGGKGMRVVHSAAELPAALASARREAASAFGDDTLFLERFVLNPRHIEVQVVADSHGNVVHLGERECSLQRRHQKVIEEAPSPVLDEATRARIGAAACDTARSVDYRGAGTVEFIVSADRPDEFFFMEMNTRLQVEHPVTELVTGIDLVELQVRVAAGEALPVAQDDITMTGHAIEARVYAEDPAHDFLPTGGTVLALAEPADARVDSGIRAGSVIGSDYDPMLSKIIAYGPDRESARRGLDRALADTAVLGVGTNIDFLRFLLADEDVIAGRLDTGLLDRRTGDYVAAQAGDDEFIAAAAYRWLHSWLDAGELWATPTGWRVGEHAPTTIRLRAGDRTDHVHLTGTPAGATARIEDGESRSVAASLAGDRLIVTVDGLRTEYLTAVEDHRLWLAGAGRTTVIEDVREAPVRADDEHSGDAEIVSPMPGSVVAVGVEDGATVSSGDVVVTVEAMKMEHALSSPVDGTVELLVAVGDQVKVGQPLARIIAATEETK from the coding sequence ATGAAGACCTTCGATACTGTCCTGGTCGCCAATCGTGGCGAGATCGCAGTCCGCGTCATCCGGACGTTGCGGGCCATGGGGATTCGTTCGGTCGCGGTGTTCAGCGACGCCGACGCCGGTGCCCGGCACGTGCTCGAGGCCGACGTCGCGGTGAACATCGGCCCGGCCCCGGCCCGCCAGAGCTACCTGAGCATCCCGGCCATCGTGGACGCGGCCCGGCGCACCGGCGCCCAGGCCGTGCACCCGGGCTACGGATTCCTTTCGGAGAACGCCGAATTCGCCGCAGCCCTGCACGACGCGGGCATCGTCTTCATCGGGCCGCCGGCCAAGGCCATCGGCACCATGGGCGACAAGATCACCGCCAAGGCGGCGGTGTCGGCGTTCGGCGTGCCGGTGGTTCCCGGTATTTCGCGCCCCAACCTGACCGACGACGAGCTCATCACCGGCGCTCCCGAAGTGGGCTTCCCGGTCCTCGTGAAGCCGTCCGCCGGTGGTGGCGGCAAGGGTATGCGCGTGGTGCATTCGGCCGCCGAGCTGCCCGCCGCGCTGGCCTCGGCCCGCCGCGAGGCGGCGTCGGCGTTCGGTGACGACACCTTGTTCCTGGAACGATTCGTGTTGAACCCCAGGCATATCGAGGTCCAGGTCGTCGCGGACAGCCACGGCAACGTCGTGCATCTGGGCGAGCGTGAGTGCAGCCTGCAGCGCCGGCACCAGAAGGTCATCGAAGAGGCCCCCTCGCCGGTGCTGGACGAGGCGACGCGGGCACGGATCGGTGCGGCCGCCTGCGACACGGCGCGCAGCGTCGACTACCGCGGCGCGGGCACCGTCGAGTTCATCGTCTCCGCCGACCGGCCGGACGAGTTCTTCTTCATGGAGATGAACACCCGCCTGCAGGTGGAGCACCCCGTCACCGAGCTGGTCACGGGCATCGACCTGGTCGAGTTGCAGGTGCGGGTGGCGGCCGGCGAGGCGCTGCCGGTGGCCCAGGACGACATCACCATGACCGGCCACGCCATCGAGGCCCGTGTGTACGCCGAAGACCCGGCGCACGACTTCCTGCCCACGGGCGGCACCGTGCTGGCGCTGGCCGAACCCGCCGATGCCCGGGTCGATTCCGGTATCCGGGCCGGCTCGGTGATCGGCAGCGACTACGACCCGATGCTGTCGAAAATCATTGCGTACGGGCCGGATCGGGAGTCTGCGCGGCGTGGCCTGGACCGGGCGCTGGCAGACACCGCCGTGCTGGGTGTCGGGACCAACATCGACTTCCTGCGGTTCCTGCTGGCCGACGAGGACGTCATCGCCGGGCGTCTCGACACCGGTCTGCTGGACCGCCGCACCGGTGACTATGTCGCCGCCCAGGCCGGCGACGACGAGTTCATCGCCGCGGCCGCGTACCGCTGGCTGCACAGCTGGTTGGACGCCGGTGAGCTGTGGGCCACCCCGACCGGCTGGCGGGTGGGCGAGCATGCACCGACCACCATCCGGCTGCGGGCCGGCGACCGCACCGACCACGTGCACCTCACCGGAACGCCCGCCGGCGCCACGGCGCGCATCGAGGATGGCGAATCACGCAGCGTGGCAGCGTCGTTGGCCGGTGACCGGCTGATCGTCACGGTCGACGGGCTGCGCACCGAATATCTGACCGCCGTCGAGGACCACCGGTTGTGGCTGGCCGGCGCCGGCCGCACGACCGTCATCGAGGACGTGCGCGAGGCCCCGGTCCGCGCCGACGACGAACACAGCGGTGACGCCGAGATCGTCAGCCCGATGCCGGGATCTGTTGTGGCCGTGGGCGTCGAGGACGGCGCGACGGTGAGTAGTGGTGACGTCGTCGTCACCGTCGAGGCCATGAAGATGGAACACGCGTTGTCGTCGCCGGTCGACGGCACCGTGGAATTGCTTGTCGCCGTGGGCGATCAGGTCAAAGTGGGCCAGCCGCTGGCCCGGATTATCGCAGCAACCGAGGAGACCAAATGA
- the cmrA gene encoding mycolate reductase (Catalyzes the final step in mycolic acid biosynthesis.), which produces MPVPAPSPDARAVVTGASQNIGEALAAELAARGHHLIITARRGDVLAEVAQRITDKYGVTVEVRACDLTDPADRDKLCAELAERNISILCANAGTATFGAVADLPAEGEKAQVQLNVQGVHDLVLAVLPGMIARKGGGILISGSAAGNSPIPNNATYAASKAFANTFSESLRGELKPHGINVTLLAPGPVRTELPDPSEQSLVERLIPDFLWIDTEYTARISLDGLDKNKMRVVPGLTSKAMSAASGYAPRAIVAPIVGAVYKKLGGS; this is translated from the coding sequence ATGCCTGTACCCGCTCCCAGTCCCGACGCCCGCGCCGTCGTCACCGGCGCCTCTCAGAACATCGGTGAAGCGCTGGCCGCCGAACTCGCCGCCCGCGGCCACCACCTGATCATCACGGCCCGCCGCGGCGACGTGCTGGCCGAGGTCGCCCAGCGCATCACCGACAAGTACGGCGTCACCGTCGAGGTCCGGGCTTGCGACCTGACCGACCCGGCCGACCGCGACAAGCTCTGCGCGGAACTGGCCGAGCGCAACATCTCGATCCTGTGCGCCAATGCCGGCACCGCGACGTTCGGCGCCGTCGCCGACCTGCCTGCCGAGGGTGAGAAGGCCCAGGTGCAGCTCAACGTGCAGGGCGTGCACGACCTGGTGCTCGCCGTGCTGCCCGGCATGATCGCGCGCAAGGGCGGCGGCATCCTGATCTCCGGTTCGGCCGCGGGCAACTCGCCCATCCCGAACAACGCGACCTACGCCGCGTCCAAGGCCTTCGCCAACACCTTCAGCGAGTCGCTGCGCGGCGAGCTCAAGCCGCACGGCATCAACGTCACGCTGCTGGCGCCCGGACCCGTGCGCACCGAGCTGCCCGACCCGTCCGAGCAGTCACTCGTCGAGCGTCTGATCCCCGACTTCCTGTGGATCGACACCGAGTACACCGCCCGGATTTCGCTGGACGGTCTGGACAAGAACAAGATGCGCGTCGTGCCCGGTCTGACCTCGAAGGCCATGTCGGCCGCGAGCGGCTACGCCCCGCGCGCGATCGTCGCGCCCATCGTCGGCGCCGTCTACAAGAAGCTCGGCGGGTCGTAA
- a CDS encoding SACE_7040 family transcriptional regulator produces MTASASDAETPRSRAKSDRRGQLVAAAERLIAERGFLAVRLEDIGSAAGISGPAIYRHFPNKEALLVELLVSVSARLHEGGRAVVAGTDDPADALDGLIEFHLDFALNESDLIRIQDRDLNNLPDAAKRQVRRSQRQYVEIWVDVLRRLDPSRSETDARTMAHAAFGLLNSTPHSVTAGGARKQEESSRAVLRAMTVAALAPHR; encoded by the coding sequence ATGACGGCATCAGCGTCAGACGCCGAAACACCGCGCAGCCGAGCCAAATCCGACCGGCGCGGCCAACTCGTCGCCGCCGCCGAACGGCTCATCGCCGAACGTGGCTTCCTCGCCGTCCGCCTCGAGGACATCGGCTCCGCGGCCGGAATCAGCGGGCCCGCGATCTACCGCCACTTCCCCAACAAAGAAGCGCTCCTGGTCGAGCTGCTGGTGAGCGTCAGCGCCCGCCTGCACGAAGGGGGACGCGCGGTGGTCGCCGGCACCGACGACCCCGCCGACGCGCTCGACGGCCTCATCGAGTTCCACCTCGACTTCGCGCTCAACGAATCCGACCTGATCCGGATCCAGGACCGCGACCTCAACAACCTCCCCGACGCCGCCAAGCGGCAGGTGCGCCGCTCGCAGCGCCAGTACGTCGAGATCTGGGTCGACGTCCTGCGCCGGCTCGACCCGTCACGCAGCGAAACCGACGCCCGCACCATGGCGCACGCCGCGTTCGGGCTGCTGAACTCGACGCCGCACAGCGTCACCGCGGGCGGTGCCCGCAAGCAGGAGGAATCCTCGCGCGCGGTGCTGCGTGCCATGACCGTCGCCGCGCTGGCTCCGCACCGCTGA
- a CDS encoding MaoC family dehydratase, with the protein MTEKRIIEQRGLWYEEFQPGVIYQHRPGRTITEADNVLFTTLTMNTQALHLDAAFSDALPPFHARLVNSMFTLSTLVGLSVAQLTQGTIVGNLGFSDIAFPRPLFHGDTLYAESEVIEKRESKSRPGEGIVTFAHTGRNQHGDIVATATRKTMVRKRPADAV; encoded by the coding sequence GTGACCGAGAAGCGGATCATCGAGCAGCGCGGGCTCTGGTACGAGGAGTTCCAGCCGGGCGTCATCTACCAACACCGGCCCGGCCGCACCATCACCGAAGCTGACAACGTCCTGTTCACCACGCTGACCATGAACACGCAGGCGCTGCACCTGGACGCCGCGTTCTCCGACGCATTGCCGCCGTTCCATGCGCGGCTGGTGAATTCGATGTTCACGCTGTCCACGCTCGTCGGCCTTTCGGTGGCCCAGCTGACGCAGGGCACGATCGTCGGGAACCTCGGTTTCTCCGACATCGCCTTCCCCAGGCCGCTTTTCCACGGCGACACGCTTTACGCGGAGTCCGAGGTCATCGAGAAGCGCGAGTCCAAGAGCCGGCCGGGGGAGGGCATCGTTACCTTCGCCCACACCGGTCGCAACCAGCACGGCGACATCGTCGCCACGGCGACACGCAAGACCATGGTGCGTAAGCGTCCGGCGGACGCGGTCTGA
- a CDS encoding carboxyl transferase domain-containing protein — translation MSPSVSQRVSHREQHLALVADLKDRLAVAALGGSERSRERHVGRGKLLPRDRVNGLLDPGSPFLEIAPLAAGGMYDDECPGAGMIAGIGRVSGRECMIVANDATVKGGTYYPITVKKHLRAQEIASQNQLPCVYLVDSGGAFLPRQDEVFPDREHFGRIFFNQANMSARGIPQIAAVLGSCTAGGAYVPAMSDEAVIVRNQGTIFLGGPPLVKAATGEVVSAEDLGGGDLHSKISGVTDHLAHDDRDALRIVRRIASTFGPRAQAPWDVAPTVDAVCDQSELYDVVPIDSKVPYDVHEVITRIVDGGEFTEFKAEYGTTLVTGFARIHGHPVGIIANNGVLFGESAQKGAHFIELCDKRSVPLLFLQNISGFMVGRNYEAGGIAKHGAKMVTAVACARVPKLTVVIGGSYGAGNYSMCGRAYSPRFLWMWPNARISVMGGEQAASVLATVRGDLTPEEEEAIKAPIRQQYEDQGNPYYSTARLWDDGVIDPADTRTVVGLALSVVAQAPLEPVSYGVFRM, via the coding sequence ATGTCGCCGAGCGTTTCCCAACGGGTATCGCATCGCGAGCAGCACCTGGCGCTGGTGGCCGATCTGAAGGACAGGCTGGCCGTCGCTGCCCTGGGCGGATCCGAGCGCTCCCGCGAACGCCACGTCGGTCGCGGCAAGCTGCTGCCGCGCGACCGGGTCAACGGGCTCCTCGACCCGGGCAGTCCGTTCCTGGAGATCGCACCGCTGGCCGCGGGTGGCATGTACGACGACGAATGCCCGGGCGCCGGCATGATCGCCGGCATCGGCCGGGTGTCGGGCCGCGAATGCATGATCGTCGCCAACGACGCGACGGTGAAAGGCGGCACGTACTACCCGATCACGGTCAAGAAGCACCTGCGGGCACAGGAGATCGCCAGCCAGAACCAGCTGCCGTGCGTGTATCTCGTCGACTCCGGCGGCGCGTTCCTGCCTCGCCAGGACGAGGTGTTCCCCGACCGCGAACACTTCGGCCGCATCTTCTTCAATCAGGCCAACATGTCGGCGCGGGGCATCCCGCAGATCGCCGCGGTCCTCGGCTCCTGCACCGCCGGTGGCGCGTACGTCCCCGCGATGAGCGACGAGGCCGTCATCGTCCGCAACCAGGGCACCATCTTCCTGGGCGGCCCGCCCCTGGTGAAAGCCGCTACCGGAGAAGTGGTTTCGGCCGAGGACCTCGGCGGTGGCGACCTGCACTCCAAGATCTCCGGCGTCACCGACCACCTGGCGCACGACGACCGCGACGCACTGCGCATCGTGCGCCGCATCGCCTCGACGTTCGGGCCGCGCGCGCAGGCGCCGTGGGACGTCGCCCCGACGGTGGACGCGGTGTGTGACCAGAGCGAGCTCTACGACGTCGTGCCGATCGACTCGAAGGTGCCGTATGACGTGCACGAGGTGATCACCCGCATCGTCGACGGCGGCGAATTCACCGAATTCAAGGCCGAATACGGCACCACGCTGGTGACCGGTTTCGCCCGCATCCACGGCCACCCTGTCGGCATCATCGCGAACAACGGTGTGCTGTTCGGCGAATCCGCCCAGAAGGGCGCACATTTCATCGAACTGTGCGACAAGCGGTCGGTACCGCTGCTGTTCCTGCAGAACATCTCCGGCTTCATGGTGGGCCGCAACTACGAGGCCGGCGGCATCGCCAAGCACGGCGCCAAGATGGTCACCGCGGTGGCGTGCGCGCGGGTGCCGAAGCTGACCGTCGTCATCGGTGGCTCCTACGGCGCCGGCAACTACTCGATGTGCGGCCGCGCGTACTCGCCGCGCTTCCTGTGGATGTGGCCCAACGCCCGCATCTCGGTGATGGGCGGCGAGCAGGCCGCCTCGGTGCTGGCCACCGTCCGCGGTGACCTGACTCCGGAGGAGGAAGAGGCCATCAAGGCGCCGATCCGCCAGCAATACGAGGACCAGGGCAACCCCTACTACTCGACGGCCCGGCTCTGGGACGACGGCGTCATCGACCCGGCGGACACCAGAACCGTGGTGGGACTGGCTCTTTCAGTTGTCGCGCAGGCTCCGCTCGAGCCTGTGTCCTACGGCGTGTTCAGGATGTGA
- a CDS encoding acyl-CoA dehydrogenase family protein, giving the protein MSDFISTGTLPDHYAELAKTVREFAQTVVAPVAAQHDKDHTFPYKVIDGMAEMGLFGLPFPEEYGGMGGDYFALCLALEELGKVDQSVAITLEAGVGLGAMPVYRFGTEAQKQEWLPQLASGKALGAFGLTEAGGGSDAGATKTTAKLDGDSWVIDGSKQFITNSGTDITKLVTVTAVTGELPGGHKEISAILVPVPTPGFTAEPAYDKVGWNASDTHPLSFDDVRVPAENLLGDRGRGYANFLRILDEGRIAIAALSVGVAQGCVDECVKYSKEREAFGRKIGGYQAIAFKIARMEARAHVARTAYYDAAALMLAGKPFKKAACIAKMIASEAAMDNARDATQVFGGYGFMNEYPVARHYRDSKILEIGEGTTEVQLMLIAREAGL; this is encoded by the coding sequence ATGAGCGACTTCATTTCGACCGGCACCCTGCCGGACCACTACGCCGAGCTGGCCAAGACGGTTCGGGAATTCGCGCAGACGGTCGTCGCGCCGGTGGCCGCCCAGCACGACAAGGACCACACGTTCCCGTACAAGGTCATCGACGGCATGGCCGAGATGGGTCTGTTCGGCCTGCCGTTCCCCGAGGAGTACGGCGGCATGGGTGGCGACTACTTCGCGCTGTGCCTGGCCCTGGAAGAACTCGGCAAGGTGGACCAGAGCGTCGCCATCACGCTCGAGGCCGGTGTCGGCCTGGGCGCCATGCCGGTGTACCGCTTCGGCACCGAGGCGCAGAAGCAGGAATGGCTGCCGCAACTGGCCAGCGGAAAGGCCTTGGGCGCCTTCGGCTTGACCGAGGCCGGCGGTGGCAGCGATGCCGGCGCCACCAAGACCACCGCCAAGCTGGACGGCGACAGCTGGGTGATCGACGGCTCCAAGCAGTTCATCACCAACTCCGGGACCGACATCACCAAACTGGTGACCGTGACGGCCGTGACCGGCGAACTGCCCGGCGGGCACAAGGAGATTTCGGCGATCCTGGTTCCGGTGCCGACGCCGGGCTTCACCGCCGAACCCGCTTACGACAAGGTCGGCTGGAACGCCTCGGACACCCACCCGCTGAGCTTCGACGACGTCCGCGTGCCGGCCGAGAACCTGCTCGGTGACCGTGGCCGCGGCTACGCCAACTTCCTGCGCATCCTCGACGAGGGCCGCATCGCCATCGCCGCGCTGTCGGTCGGTGTCGCGCAGGGCTGCGTCGACGAGTGCGTGAAGTACTCGAAGGAACGGGAAGCGTTCGGCCGCAAGATCGGTGGCTACCAGGCCATCGCCTTCAAGATCGCCCGCATGGAAGCCCGCGCACACGTCGCCCGCACCGCGTACTACGACGCCGCCGCGCTGATGCTGGCGGGCAAGCCGTTCAAGAAGGCAGCCTGCATCGCCAAGATGATCGCCAGTGAGGCCGCGATGGACAACGCCCGCGACGCCACCCAGGTGTTCGGCGGCTACGGCTTCATGAACGAGTACCCGGTGGCCCGGCACTACCGCGATTCGAAGATCCTCGAAATCGGTGAGGGCACAACGGAAGTTCAGCTGATGCTGATCGCGCGTGAGGCCGGGCTGTGA